In the Haloferula helveola genome, one interval contains:
- a CDS encoding DUF3820 family protein — MEEIDREDFRNLLEEIGRMRMPFGMYGRKAHPPHGFPIHDLPLEYLVWFKSQGFPKGRLGELMEAVHDIKAHGMDEVFNPLRRALGGRAKLKPQRPTSWDFEE; from the coding sequence GTGGAGGAAATCGACCGCGAAGACTTCCGCAATCTTCTCGAGGAGATCGGGCGGATGCGGATGCCATTCGGCATGTATGGGCGGAAGGCTCATCCTCCGCATGGGTTCCCGATCCACGACCTGCCGCTCGAATATCTCGTCTGGTTCAAGTCACAGGGCTTTCCCAAGGGACGTCTCGGCGAACTGATGGAGGCCGTTCACGACATCAAGGCGCACGGGATGGACGAGGTCTTCAATCCTCTGCGTCGCGCGCTGGGCGGTCGCGCGAAGCTCAAGCCGCAGCGCCCCACGTCGTGGGATTTCGAGGAATAG
- the metG gene encoding methionine--tRNA ligase, with translation MLLTTAIDYTNGAPHIGHAYEKVLADVLARYIRLRGDECYFLTGVDQHGQKVQQTAEKEGVHPATFATKKTKLFLNLWKKLGVDYDGWAATTDDRHKACVQKILSDLKDKGQLYKKAYSGFYSVRQEQFLTDRDRNDAGEFGPEWGEVVEIEEENWYFRLSDHAAWLKDYVTTREDSVIPSFRRNELLGAVERAGEQDLCISRPKERLRWGIEIPFDPEFVTYVWFDALINYISFAGYLADEGSELPEFNKLWPSDGSTTPLHIIGKDILVPAHGIYWLCMLHAMGFPDEQLPRLLVHGWWNIRGEKMSKSLGNVVDPDELADRFGPDAVRYYLARDIVTGKDSDFDPERFLMLYNQELANELGNLCNRALNMTARFCGGTVTTTHEPESQDLELRQSLEATTAAYREAMDRFDPAAALKAINGHVKQCNAYTDRNEPWVLAKDETKKARLETVLYHMVESLAHLTVLLSPVLPEPAGRLAYQLRKEDLLDLKLSGLAWGLVEDGHTTGKPKPVFPRIVIDEEA, from the coding sequence ATGCTCCTGACCACCGCCATCGACTACACCAACGGCGCGCCGCACATCGGCCACGCCTACGAGAAGGTCCTAGCCGACGTGCTCGCCCGCTACATCCGGCTCCGCGGGGACGAATGCTACTTCCTCACGGGAGTCGACCAGCACGGCCAGAAGGTCCAGCAGACCGCGGAGAAAGAAGGCGTTCATCCGGCGACTTTCGCCACCAAGAAGACCAAGCTCTTCCTGAACCTGTGGAAGAAGCTCGGTGTCGACTATGACGGTTGGGCGGCGACGACCGACGACCGCCACAAGGCTTGCGTCCAGAAGATCCTTTCGGACCTCAAGGACAAAGGCCAGCTGTACAAGAAAGCCTACAGCGGCTTCTACTCCGTACGTCAGGAACAGTTCCTGACGGATCGCGACCGCAACGATGCGGGCGAGTTCGGACCCGAGTGGGGCGAGGTCGTCGAAATTGAGGAAGAGAACTGGTATTTCCGCCTGTCCGACCATGCCGCATGGCTCAAGGACTACGTGACGACCCGCGAGGACAGCGTGATCCCATCCTTCCGCCGCAACGAACTGCTGGGAGCGGTTGAGCGGGCCGGTGAGCAGGACCTGTGCATCTCGCGGCCGAAAGAGCGGCTCCGTTGGGGAATCGAGATCCCCTTCGACCCGGAGTTCGTCACCTACGTTTGGTTCGATGCCCTCATCAACTACATCTCCTTTGCCGGCTACCTCGCTGACGAGGGATCCGAGCTTCCGGAATTCAACAAGCTCTGGCCCTCGGACGGATCGACCACTCCCCTTCACATCATTGGCAAAGACATCCTGGTTCCGGCCCACGGCATCTACTGGCTGTGCATGCTCCACGCGATGGGTTTCCCGGATGAGCAACTTCCCCGCCTGCTGGTTCACGGCTGGTGGAACATCAGGGGCGAGAAGATGTCCAAGTCGCTCGGCAACGTGGTCGATCCCGACGAGCTCGCGGACCGCTTCGGCCCCGATGCGGTCCGCTACTACCTTGCGCGCGATATCGTCACCGGCAAGGATTCCGACTTCGATCCCGAGCGGTTTCTGATGCTCTACAATCAGGAACTGGCCAACGAACTGGGCAATCTCTGCAACCGTGCGTTGAACATGACGGCCAGGTTCTGCGGCGGGACAGTCACGACCACCCACGAACCGGAATCCCAGGATCTCGAACTCCGCCAGTCGCTCGAAGCAACGACCGCTGCCTACCGGGAGGCGATGGACCGCTTCGATCCGGCGGCGGCACTGAAAGCGATCAACGGGCACGTGAAGCAGTGCAACGCCTACACCGATCGCAACGAGCCATGGGTGCTTGCCAAGGATGAGACCAAGAAGGCACGCCTCGAGACGGTTCTCTACCACATGGTCGAGAGTCTGGCCCATCTCACCGTGCTGCTTTCACCGGTGCTTCCCGAGCCAGCCGGGCGTCTTGCTTACCAATTGCGCAAAGAGGACCTGCTGGACCTGAAGTTGTCCGGTCTGGCGTGGGGGCTCGTTGAAGACGGACACACCACCGGCAAACCGAAGCCCGTCTTTCCACGAATCGTCATCGACGAGGAAGCCTAA
- a CDS encoding tetratricopeptide repeat protein: MSQRDDLFDEGNGCLATGDLDEAAALYRRSTELDPEFFDGWHALGMALLKLGEVKEAIGCGLKAVTLRPNDLLAWTSLSQMYVRDGNIPEAEAAKGNARILSLGGKVDRNS; the protein is encoded by the coding sequence ATGTCCCAGCGCGACGATCTCTTCGACGAGGGCAACGGCTGCCTTGCCACCGGAGATCTCGATGAGGCCGCCGCGCTCTATCGACGCAGTACCGAACTCGATCCTGAGTTCTTCGACGGCTGGCATGCCCTCGGCATGGCCCTGCTGAAACTCGGCGAGGTCAAGGAAGCCATCGGCTGCGGACTCAAGGCCGTCACCCTCCGTCCCAACGACCTTCTCGCCTGGACGTCCCTGTCCCAGATGTACGTCCGCGACGGCAACATCCCCGAAGCGGAGGCCGCCAAGGGGAATGCCCGAATCCTATCGCTCGGCGGCAAGGTTGATCGCAACTCCTGA
- a CDS encoding biopolymer transporter ExbD, which yields MRFERPASRPRQVPIVSLIDILFIVLIFFIVSSEFKKKREVLKIELPTVREVPSDTIVDERSILAIDADGAIRLDELTVPNLKLLKPYLNAYVKENPGRKLELEADKDVSLEKLVAIWDALTAAGIEVKDVPARISLPAESSDSE from the coding sequence ATGCGGTTCGAACGTCCTGCTTCCCGTCCGCGCCAGGTGCCGATCGTCTCGCTGATCGACATCCTGTTCATCGTGCTCATCTTCTTCATTGTCTCCTCGGAGTTCAAAAAGAAGCGCGAGGTGCTCAAGATCGAGTTGCCGACGGTGCGTGAAGTCCCTTCGGACACGATCGTCGACGAACGGTCGATCCTGGCGATTGATGCCGACGGTGCGATCCGGCTCGATGAGCTGACCGTCCCCAATTTGAAACTATTGAAGCCGTACTTGAACGCTTACGTGAAGGAGAATCCCGGCCGCAAGCTGGAGCTCGAGGCGGACAAGGATGTGTCCCTTGAGAAGCTTGTCGCGATCTGGGATGCGTTGACCGCCGCGGGCATCGAAGTTAAGGACGTCCCCGCGCGCATCAGTTTGCCCGCCGAATCCAGCGACTCCGAATGA
- a CDS encoding cytochrome c oxidase subunit 3: MEIPYVVNPRKDTGLFNSKIAIWLFLASEVMLFGGLFSAYIFLRLGADYPWPERTLPVLPGLINTFILIASSVTVVFAWASLKMRQWGRFQIFMGITVACAAIFMVFKGIEYNVKFHHQAARLNDYTAIEGHIDYFKVGGDDHGHGDHGDHEPEYLLDAHGHKIEANRHNILTSSLTFDLARMQGDWVEDAIAEATTEGVAITLAEDFDLNAADSAEPDEDKIVKAGTPLSLEVIDKLKGIQLDNHAENSNWRIRFNREAWRLKKADIKRNDLLGEAAFAADYPKGAEAGADERDEIYARWKAGMRARLATEVSLTEVKLSDDGAVPVLIKGKSLDDVSLPEKPTVKFTFSKPMVLRLKSHDVINDYEEGSTSVALRDNTVVEGKYEPSPMNFHYVDGIDFQHLVMIAEEKDQDPIIAIESSWLIKNNPEVAELWEMHKGVVEQLEDHLAKKDREPTHKDRYRMGWQEIAFYMDALEKHTAEGGKGLPEIKIGEKAVSAPKVTMTLKEHFMGPDYHNRKFPHVSVPRAEVALDSKFTPKWNTYYAIYFTITGLHGLHVVGGAIVLAYYLFCSRKMYQSNPEWLANRVEVGGLFWHFVDLVWIFAFPIFYLM; this comes from the coding sequence ATGGAAATTCCCTACGTCGTCAATCCGCGCAAGGACACCGGCCTCTTCAACTCGAAGATCGCCATCTGGCTGTTCCTCGCGTCGGAAGTCATGCTCTTCGGCGGTCTTTTCTCCGCCTACATCTTCCTCCGCCTCGGAGCGGATTACCCATGGCCGGAGCGGACCCTGCCCGTGCTGCCGGGCCTGATCAACACGTTCATCCTGATCGCCTCGTCGGTCACCGTCGTGTTCGCCTGGGCCTCGCTCAAGATGCGCCAGTGGGGCCGTTTCCAGATCTTCATGGGCATCACGGTCGCTTGCGCCGCGATCTTCATGGTCTTCAAGGGGATCGAGTACAACGTCAAGTTCCACCACCAGGCCGCACGGCTCAATGACTACACCGCGATCGAGGGGCACATCGACTACTTCAAGGTCGGGGGCGACGATCACGGTCACGGGGATCACGGCGACCATGAGCCGGAGTACCTACTGGATGCCCACGGTCACAAGATCGAGGCGAACCGCCACAACATCCTGACCAGTTCGCTGACCTTCGACCTTGCCCGGATGCAGGGCGACTGGGTGGAGGATGCGATCGCCGAGGCCACGACGGAGGGAGTCGCGATCACGCTTGCCGAGGATTTCGACCTGAATGCGGCGGACTCCGCCGAGCCGGACGAAGACAAGATCGTCAAGGCGGGCACGCCGCTGTCGCTTGAAGTCATCGACAAGCTCAAGGGTATCCAACTCGACAATCACGCCGAGAATTCCAACTGGCGGATCCGATTCAATCGCGAGGCATGGCGCCTCAAGAAGGCCGACATCAAGCGCAACGACCTGCTCGGTGAAGCGGCGTTCGCGGCCGACTATCCGAAGGGTGCTGAGGCGGGCGCGGATGAGCGCGATGAGATCTACGCACGCTGGAAGGCGGGCATGCGTGCACGTCTTGCGACCGAGGTGTCACTGACCGAGGTCAAGCTCAGCGACGACGGCGCCGTCCCCGTCCTCATCAAGGGCAAGTCGCTTGACGACGTGAGCCTTCCTGAGAAGCCCACCGTCAAGTTCACCTTCAGCAAGCCGATGGTGCTGCGGTTGAAGAGCCACGACGTGATCAATGACTACGAGGAGGGCTCCACCTCCGTGGCTCTGCGCGACAACACCGTGGTCGAGGGCAAGTATGAGCCAAGCCCGATGAATTTCCACTATGTCGACGGCATCGACTTCCAGCACCTCGTGATGATCGCCGAGGAGAAGGATCAGGATCCGATCATCGCGATCGAGAGCAGCTGGTTGATCAAGAACAACCCGGAGGTCGCCGAGCTTTGGGAGATGCACAAGGGAGTGGTCGAGCAGTTGGAGGATCACCTGGCCAAGAAGGACCGTGAGCCGACTCACAAGGACCGCTACCGCATGGGATGGCAGGAGATCGCCTTCTATATGGATGCCCTTGAAAAGCACACGGCCGAGGGCGGCAAGGGGTTGCCCGAGATCAAGATTGGGGAAAAGGCGGTTTCGGCTCCCAAAGTCACGATGACTCTCAAGGAGCACTTCATGGGGCCGGACTACCATAACCGGAAGTTCCCGCATGTCTCGGTGCCCAGGGCGGAAGTCGCCTTGGACTCGAAGTTCACGCCCAAGTGGAATACCTACTACGCGATCTACTTCACGATCACCGGATTGCACGGACTCCACGTGGTCGGTGGCGCCATCGTGCTCGCCTACTACCTCTTCTGCAGCCGCAAGATGTATCAAAGCAACCCGGAGTGGCTCGCCAACCGGGTCGAAGTCGGCGGCCTTTTCTGGCACTTCGTTGACCTCGTCTGGATCTTCGCCTTCCCGATTTTCTACCTCATGTGA
- the def gene encoding peptide deformylase — translation MILDIVQYGHPVLRERCQPVERVDDEVRKLAEDMVETMYDAQGVGLAAPQVGVALRLAVVDVAHDPECVSFLKVNGEDAKLEDWMPLVFINPELDLGTEKEKDTEGCLSIRDIRADVSRPAALRAKLPQLDGTVIELETDGLLARAIQHETDHLNGVLFIDRVSPATKVSLRRKLKRLAAGG, via the coding sequence ATGATTCTCGACATTGTCCAGTACGGCCACCCTGTCCTCCGCGAACGTTGCCAGCCGGTGGAACGGGTGGATGACGAGGTCCGCAAGCTAGCGGAAGATATGGTCGAGACGATGTACGATGCCCAAGGGGTGGGGCTCGCCGCACCGCAGGTCGGGGTCGCGTTGCGGCTCGCGGTCGTGGATGTCGCGCACGATCCCGAGTGTGTCAGTTTTCTCAAGGTGAACGGTGAGGATGCGAAGCTCGAGGACTGGATGCCCTTGGTCTTCATCAATCCGGAACTGGATCTCGGCACCGAGAAGGAAAAGGACACGGAAGGCTGTCTGAGCATCCGTGATATCCGGGCGGATGTCAGCCGTCCGGCCGCCCTCCGCGCGAAGCTTCCCCAGCTCGACGGCACGGTCATTGAGCTCGAAACCGACGGTCTGCTTGCGCGTGCGATCCAGCACGAGACCGACCATCTCAACGGCGTGCTCTTCATCGATCGCGTCTCGCCGGCGACCAAGGTCAGCCTGCGTCGCAAATTAAAGCGGCTTGCGGCCGGGGGGTGA
- a CDS encoding MotA/TolQ/ExbB proton channel family protein, whose amino-acid sequence MQPVLSLLAAGSTPSVIEQIELFFREGGFFMILLGLTSVVGVAAICYKFLTLARSRIVPDDLAADVDSFESRIQSGRVEEVLNTFERGESALARLGAVTVGQRGRPQSEIAEAVQAMARSEIVRLHSGMASIDVVISVAPLLGLLGTASGLVVVFSGLGSDNTDWVMITAGIGRALKTTIVGMAIAVPAIIAQGFFQRKIETYAARLEVLLTKLAHVCERSPRLVPNPSAGEAD is encoded by the coding sequence ATGCAACCCGTCCTCTCCCTGTTAGCTGCCGGCTCGACGCCCAGCGTGATCGAGCAAATCGAGCTGTTCTTCCGCGAGGGGGGATTCTTCATGATCCTTCTCGGTCTCACCTCGGTCGTGGGAGTTGCGGCGATCTGCTACAAGTTCCTGACTCTCGCCCGTTCCCGGATCGTACCTGACGATCTTGCGGCGGACGTCGATTCCTTCGAGAGCCGTATCCAGTCCGGGAGGGTTGAAGAGGTTCTCAATACCTTTGAGAGGGGTGAGAGCGCGCTCGCCCGTTTGGGCGCGGTCACAGTTGGTCAGCGGGGTCGGCCGCAGTCCGAGATCGCCGAGGCCGTCCAGGCCATGGCCCGGTCGGAGATTGTCCGGCTCCACTCGGGTATGGCGTCGATCGATGTGGTTATCAGCGTCGCGCCCCTTCTCGGGCTCTTGGGGACGGCGTCCGGTCTGGTGGTGGTCTTTTCCGGGCTCGGGTCCGACAATACCGACTGGGTAATGATCACCGCAGGTATCGGGCGGGCTCTCAAGACGACGATCGTCGGGATGGCGATCGCCGTGCCAGCGATCATTGCCCAGGGATTCTTCCAGCGGAAGATCGAGACCTATGCGGCACGGCTGGAAGTGCTGCTGACCAAGCTCGCCCATGTCTGCGAGCGGTCGCCGCGGCTCGTCCCGAACCCCTCGGCGGGTGAAGCCGATTGA
- the rsmA gene encoding 16S rRNA (adenine(1518)-N(6)/adenine(1519)-N(6))-dimethyltransferase RsmA: MTGHEIREALEEAGVRPNRQLGQNFLCDPAVAGWIAEQLDPQPGDTVVEVGPGTGALSEMLLGRVKRLVLIEFDSRLAAWLKKRFADRPDVEVYHEDGARFDPRVLWKYRPVKFLGNLPYSSGGAILKNFLSRPHPFERAVIMLQKEVIDRLGAVPRTKDYGVLSLRIQSGWDVKPLRVIPPEAFHPRPQIDSTVALLEPLTDRFPVFDARRFDELIRRGFAQRRKQLRKQMPEEPVWDEVAEDLGISPAARAEELSPDDWVALAKVYDPHPLKEVPQKDGELFDVVDESDEVVGQATRSEVHEKGLLHRAVHIFAINRRGELLLQKRSRLKDAHPGVWDSSVAGHLDSGEGYEEAARREMVEEMGIEGVDPEEVGRIQACEATGWEHVRLYMVRWDGSPRFPCAEVESVLWLAADQVDAWMAARPEDFASGFIECWKLARGR, from the coding sequence GTGACGGGACACGAGATCCGAGAGGCGCTTGAAGAAGCGGGAGTGAGGCCGAACCGCCAGCTCGGACAGAATTTCCTCTGTGATCCTGCGGTGGCGGGCTGGATTGCCGAGCAACTGGATCCGCAGCCCGGTGATACCGTGGTGGAGGTCGGGCCCGGCACGGGAGCTCTGAGCGAAATGCTGCTCGGGCGTGTGAAACGCCTGGTGCTCATCGAGTTCGACTCGCGCCTGGCCGCTTGGCTGAAGAAGCGGTTCGCCGACCGGCCGGACGTGGAGGTCTACCACGAGGACGGGGCGCGCTTCGACCCCCGCGTGCTGTGGAAGTATCGTCCCGTGAAGTTTCTCGGCAATCTGCCTTACTCGTCGGGCGGGGCGATTCTGAAGAATTTCCTGTCGCGCCCCCATCCGTTCGAACGAGCGGTCATCATGCTGCAGAAGGAGGTCATCGACCGGCTCGGGGCAGTGCCGAGAACAAAGGATTACGGAGTTCTTTCCCTGAGGATCCAGAGCGGTTGGGATGTGAAGCCCCTCCGGGTCATCCCTCCTGAAGCTTTTCATCCCCGGCCGCAGATCGACTCGACGGTCGCCCTGCTGGAACCGCTGACGGATCGTTTTCCGGTGTTTGATGCGCGGCGGTTCGACGAGCTGATCCGGCGAGGTTTCGCCCAGAGGCGCAAGCAGTTGCGCAAGCAGATGCCCGAGGAACCGGTTTGGGACGAGGTGGCGGAAGATCTCGGGATTTCGCCCGCGGCGCGCGCGGAGGAACTGAGTCCGGATGACTGGGTCGCGCTGGCCAAGGTCTACGACCCACACCCGCTGAAGGAAGTGCCGCAGAAGGACGGCGAGCTTTTTGATGTGGTGGATGAGAGCGACGAAGTCGTCGGTCAGGCAACCCGGTCGGAAGTTCACGAGAAGGGGCTGCTTCACCGGGCGGTGCACATTTTCGCCATCAACCGGCGCGGGGAGCTGCTGCTGCAGAAGCGGTCTCGACTGAAGGACGCACACCCGGGGGTTTGGGACTCGAGCGTGGCCGGGCATCTCGATTCAGGAGAGGGCTATGAAGAGGCGGCCCGAAGGGAAATGGTTGAGGAAATGGGAATCGAAGGGGTCGATCCGGAGGAGGTCGGAAGGATCCAAGCGTGCGAGGCTACCGGCTGGGAGCATGTCCGGCTGTACATGGTTCGCTGGGACGGAAGTCCGAGGTTTCCCTGTGCCGAGGTCGAGTCGGTGCTCTGGCTGGCGGCCGATCAGGTCGATGCCTGGATGGCCGCTCGGCCCGAAGATTTTGCCAGCGGCTTCATTGAGTGCTGGAAACTGGCTCGAGGGCGCTGA
- a CDS encoding cytochrome c oxidase subunit II — MNSLSPSKFLSIPDNFSNHGGRVDHMIDVVHWLMIALFIGWTLFFLYCLVRFRQSANPKASYHGVRNHVSSHLEIGIVILEAVLLLGFAFPLWKERTDSWETVQQRNPIRVRVIGWQFGWTYHYAGADGKFGRIDHRLKTANSDPGIDLDDPNALDDFTTSVLKLPKGRPAILNIGSNDVIHNYAIIPMRIQQDAIPGREIPMWFTPNKELETSVVCAQLCGEGHGNMAGQMEVISEKAFDSWFAAESESALKRNSPAEATAAR, encoded by the coding sequence ATGAACTCCCTGAGTCCTTCGAAATTCCTCAGTATCCCCGATAACTTCTCGAATCACGGGGGACGGGTCGACCACATGATCGACGTCGTTCACTGGCTGATGATCGCGCTGTTCATCGGTTGGACGCTGTTCTTCCTGTACTGCCTTGTCCGGTTCCGCCAGTCGGCCAATCCGAAAGCCTCGTATCACGGTGTCCGGAACCACGTGTCGTCCCACCTCGAAATCGGGATCGTGATTCTCGAGGCCGTGCTGCTTCTCGGTTTCGCGTTCCCCTTGTGGAAGGAGCGGACCGATTCATGGGAAACGGTGCAGCAGCGCAACCCGATCCGTGTAAGGGTCATCGGCTGGCAGTTCGGCTGGACCTATCACTATGCGGGTGCCGACGGCAAGTTCGGCCGGATCGACCATCGTCTCAAGACAGCGAACAGCGACCCGGGCATCGACCTCGACGATCCCAACGCGCTCGATGATTTCACCACTTCGGTGCTCAAGCTGCCAAAGGGCCGTCCTGCGATTCTCAATATCGGCTCGAACGACGTGATCCACAACTACGCGATCATCCCGATGCGGATCCAGCAGGATGCGATCCCGGGCCGCGAGATCCCGATGTGGTTCACACCGAACAAGGAACTCGAAACCTCGGTCGTTTGTGCCCAGCTCTGTGGCGAAGGCCATGGAAACATGGCCGGCCAGATGGAGGTCATCAGTGAGAAGGCCTTTGATTCGTGGTTTGCCGCGGAGTCCGAGTCCGCTCTCAAACGCAACAGCCCCGCTGAGGCCACCGCGGCCCGTTGA
- a CDS encoding SurA N-terminal domain-containing protein, with product MIENIRRYTGLIIVVIVLLLLGFIFMDTSGIFTRSAGSGTYVTVNGRGYSYPEYQKLGPSSISLIQRLPDYQLYGFFNALRGDAQDENNQNLQFFAGRVVIKNASEEFGIYPSDEDVQEFVEGLRVFQTQPPAGTPPGTPGEFNQTAYNAFKESLGSYGLFEHDFLDLIRDVIATEEVRTIVGGGLPGSRHLAEAMTVVRSQQVEASVASIDTAPFVEKIQPTDEELQEYWETRKDAFKTEKRIKVSYVLASPQYPDDIVEKPEAPDAPEKTPEEQEKADAEKQAREEARAKVDKELAIAVDDFINKVHDSEGEDYVKLVGEKGWTLVQTDWVTETTLPADLKLRPRATAGGKSVANHLFGLTLGPDPLAPFTDAIGVGDNQWLVARLDEVEEVREKSFDEAKEEVKEQYVDEKADEAIKAEVEAKTEALKKSIEGGKSFEDAAKELELEPKKLGPWAMSDTLDDESASREIFQLASTVNPGEFAEPLYQDDRAVIIHVDNRQIIKDDNRGQQIDSLGSNLEIRNENAAFAAWLNEEIRQANLQTATP from the coding sequence ATGATCGAGAACATTCGCAGATACACCGGCCTGATCATCGTGGTGATCGTACTTCTCCTCCTCGGGTTCATCTTCATGGACACCAGCGGGATCTTCACTCGCAGCGCCGGCAGCGGCACCTACGTGACCGTCAACGGCCGTGGTTACAGCTACCCCGAGTACCAGAAACTGGGGCCCTCCTCGATCTCTCTGATCCAGCGCCTACCTGACTACCAACTCTACGGCTTTTTCAATGCGCTCCGCGGTGACGCCCAGGACGAGAACAACCAGAATCTCCAGTTCTTCGCCGGACGCGTGGTCATCAAGAACGCCAGTGAGGAGTTCGGGATCTATCCCTCCGACGAGGACGTGCAGGAATTCGTCGAAGGGCTGCGGGTCTTCCAAACCCAGCCACCGGCTGGAACTCCCCCCGGAACACCGGGTGAGTTCAACCAAACGGCCTACAACGCGTTCAAGGAGTCCCTCGGATCGTACGGGCTGTTCGAGCATGACTTCCTCGACCTGATCCGCGACGTGATCGCCACTGAGGAAGTCCGCACGATCGTCGGCGGCGGCCTGCCGGGCTCCCGACACCTCGCCGAAGCGATGACGGTCGTCCGCTCGCAACAGGTCGAAGCATCGGTCGCAAGCATCGATACCGCTCCGTTCGTCGAGAAGATCCAGCCGACCGACGAAGAGCTTCAGGAATACTGGGAGACTCGCAAGGATGCGTTCAAGACCGAGAAGCGAATCAAAGTCAGCTACGTTCTCGCCTCCCCGCAATACCCGGACGATATCGTGGAAAAGCCGGAGGCTCCCGACGCCCCGGAAAAGACGCCGGAGGAGCAAGAGAAAGCGGATGCCGAGAAGCAGGCCCGCGAGGAAGCCCGAGCGAAAGTCGACAAGGAACTGGCGATCGCCGTGGATGACTTCATCAACAAGGTTCACGACTCCGAAGGCGAAGACTACGTCAAGCTCGTCGGAGAAAAGGGCTGGACGCTGGTCCAGACCGACTGGGTCACCGAGACCACCCTGCCGGCCGATCTGAAGCTGCGACCCCGCGCCACGGCCGGCGGCAAGTCCGTAGCCAACCACCTGTTCGGACTCACCTTGGGGCCCGATCCACTGGCGCCTTTCACCGACGCGATCGGCGTCGGTGACAACCAATGGCTCGTCGCCCGACTCGATGAGGTCGAGGAGGTCCGCGAGAAGTCTTTCGACGAGGCCAAGGAGGAGGTGAAGGAACAGTATGTCGATGAGAAGGCCGACGAAGCGATCAAAGCCGAGGTGGAGGCGAAGACCGAAGCCCTCAAGAAGTCGATCGAAGGTGGAAAGTCGTTCGAGGATGCGGCCAAGGAGCTGGAACTCGAACCCAAGAAGCTCGGACCTTGGGCGATGTCGGACACGCTCGACGACGAATCTGCCTCAAGGGAAATCTTCCAGCTCGCCTCGACCGTGAACCCCGGTGAGTTCGCGGAGCCCCTCTACCAGGACGACCGCGCCGTGATCATCCACGTCGACAATCGCCAGATCATCAAGGACGACAACCGTGGGCAGCAGATCGACAGCCTCGGCTCGAACCTCGAAATCCGGAACGAGAACGCCGCCTTCGCGGCATGGTTGAACGAGGAGATCCGGCAAGCCAACCTCCAGACCGCCACTCCCTGA
- a CDS encoding cytochrome C oxidase subunit IV family protein: MADSVEDIKKSARLYLMIGAALFVGTVLTVMVATVPALDFGGHGFDKADMILGLAIATTKATLVALIFMHLNHEKVWVYWLFGFGLFFGVAMVALIFLAKGDPIHYDNFSTGTDPAPLVEPVDSD; this comes from the coding sequence ATGGCTGACAGCGTAGAAGACATCAAGAAGTCCGCACGGCTGTATCTCATGATCGGCGCGGCGCTTTTCGTGGGCACGGTCCTGACGGTAATGGTCGCGACCGTTCCGGCCCTCGATTTCGGTGGTCACGGCTTCGACAAGGCGGACATGATTCTCGGTCTCGCGATCGCCACCACCAAGGCAACTCTCGTCGCCCTGATCTTCATGCACCTGAATCACGAGAAGGTGTGGGTCTACTGGCTGTTCGGCTTCGGGCTCTTCTTCGGCGTGGCGATGGTGGCGCTCATCTTCCTCGCGAAGGGCGATCCCATTCACTACGACAACTTCTCGACCGGAACCGACCCGGCACCATTGGTTGAACCGGTCGACTCCGATTGA